A window of the Diospyros lotus cultivar Yz01 unplaced genomic scaffold, ASM1463336v1 superscaf1, whole genome shotgun sequence genome harbors these coding sequences:
- the LOC127793066 gene encoding UDP-glucose 6-dehydrogenase 5-like: MVKICCIGAGYVGGPTMAVIALKCPTIEVVVVDISVARIAAWNSDQLPIYEPGLDEVVKQCREKNLFFSTNVERHVSEADIIFVSVNTPTKTRGLGAGKAADLTYWESAARMIADVSKSDKIVVEKSTVPVKTAEAIEKILNHNSRGVSFQILSNPEFLAEGTAIQDLFNPDRVLIGGRETPEGQKAIKALKDVYAHWVPQDRIICTNLWSAELSKLAANAFLAQRISSINAMSALCEATGAEVSQVANAIGKDTRIGSKFLNASVGFGGSCFQKDMLNLIYICECNGLTDVANYWKQVIKVNDYQKTRFVNRVVSSMFNTVSGKKIAILGFAFKKDTGDTRETPAIDVSKGLLGDKARLSIYDPQVTKDQIMKDLSMDKFYWDHPIHLQPMSPSSVNQVSVAWDAYEATKDAHGLCILTEWDEFKTLDYQRIFDRMRKPAFVFDGRNIVDVQKLREIGFIVYSIGKPLDPWLKDLPAVA; the protein is encoded by the coding sequence atggTGAAGATCTGCTGCATTGGAGCTGGGTATGTTGGAGGGCCAACAATGGCAGTCATTGCCCTGAAGTGCCCCACCATTGAAGTAGTTGTTGTCGACATCTCCGTCGCTAGGATAGCCGCCTGGAACAGTGACCAGCTGCCCATATATGAGCCAGGCCTTGATGAAGTCGTGAAGCAATGCAGGGAGAAGAACCTCTTCTTCAGCACCAATGTTGAAAGGCACGTCTCAGAAGCAGACATCATCTTTGTTTCAGTCAACACCCCGACCAAAACCAGGGGACTAGGGGCTGGAAAGGCAGCAGACTTGACATATTGGGAAAGCGCTGCCAGGATGATCGCTGACGTATCGAAATCCGACAAGATTGTGGTCGAGAAATCAACTGTTCCTGTGAAAACAGCAGAGGCAATCGAGAAGATCCTCAACCACAATAGCAGAGGCGTCAGCTTTCAAATTCTGTCGAATCCGGAGTTTCTTGCAGAAGGAACTGCAATCCAGGACCTTTTTAATCCTGACAGAGTTCTCATTGGGGGAAGAGAAACCCCTGAGGGCCAGAAGGCAATCAAGGCATTGAAAGATGTTTATGCTCATTGGGTGCCCCAAGACAGGATAATTTGCACCAATCTCTGGTCGGCCGAGCTCTCAAAGCTGGCTGCCAACGCCTTCTTGGCTCAGAGGATTTCATCCATCAATGCCATGTCTGCTCTGTGTGAAGCAACTGGGGCTGAAGTTTCACAGGTTGCCAATGCCATAGGCAAGGACACGAGAATCGGCTCCAAGTTCCTGAACGCCAGTGTCGGGTTTGGAGGATCATGCTTTCAGAAGGACATGCTCAATTTGATCTACATATGCGAGTGTAATGGCCTCACTGATGTTGCAAACTATTGGAAGCAAGTCATCAAGGTGAACGACTACCAGAAGACCCGATTTGTGAACCGGGTTGTTTCCTCCATGTTCAACACTGTTTCAGGCAAGAAGATTGCCATTCTCGGCTTTGCCTTCAAGAAAGACACCGGCGACACAAGGGAAACTCCAGCAATTGATGTGAGCAAGGGGCTACTTGGGGACAAAGCCCGGCTGAGTATATACGACCCTCAGGTTACAAAAGATCAGATTATGAAGGATCTGTCCATGGACAAGTTTTACTGGGACCATCCCATCCACCTGCAGCCGATGAGTCCTTCCTCCGTGAACCAAGTGAGTGTAGCTTGGGATGCTTATGAGGCCACCAAGGATGCTCATGGCCTCTGCATTCTCACTGAATGGGACGAATTCAAGACGCTGGACTACCAGAGGATCTTTGACAGAATGCGAAAGCCTGCTTTTGTGTTTGATGGCCGAAACATTGTGGATGTTCAGAAGCTGAGGGAGATTGGATTCATTGTCTACTCCATTGGGAAGCCACTGGATCCATGGCTCAAGGACTTGCCTGCCGTGGCCTAA